In Pasteurella multocida subsp. multocida OH4807, a genomic segment contains:
- the purU gene encoding formyltetrahydrofolate deformylase (COG0788 Formyltetrahydrofolate hydrolase), producing the protein MIENKILLTDCPDDKGLIAKITNICYKHQLNIIHNNEFVDFETKHFFMRTELQGIFNEEMLLADLKFSLPEGTNCRLISTKRKRIVILVTKEAHCLGDILMKNYYGGLDVEIAAVIGNHDTLGTLVERFDIPFHYISHEKLTRVEHDQLLAEKIDEYTPDYIVLAKYMRVLNPEFVGRYPNRVINIHHSFLPAFIGAKPYHQAYERGVKIIGATAHFINNELDQGPIIMQNVINVDHTYNAEAMMRAGRDVEKTVLSRALDLALHDRIFVYKNKTIVL; encoded by the coding sequence ATGATTGAAAATAAAATATTATTAACCGATTGCCCTGATGATAAAGGCTTAATCGCCAAAATCACAAATATTTGTTATAAACATCAACTGAATATTATTCATAATAATGAATTTGTTGATTTTGAAACGAAGCATTTTTTTATGCGTACTGAATTACAAGGTATTTTTAATGAAGAAATGCTACTCGCTGATCTGAAATTTAGTTTACCTGAAGGGACAAATTGTCGATTAATTAGTACAAAACGTAAACGTATCGTTATTTTAGTCACAAAAGAAGCACATTGTTTAGGCGATATTTTAATGAAAAATTATTATGGCGGCTTAGATGTTGAAATTGCAGCAGTTATTGGCAACCATGATACATTAGGTACATTAGTGGAACGCTTTGATATTCCTTTCCACTATATTAGCCACGAAAAGTTAACGCGGGTAGAACACGATCAGCTTTTAGCAGAAAAAATTGATGAATATACGCCAGATTATATTGTCTTAGCCAAATATATGCGTGTATTAAACCCTGAATTTGTTGGGCGCTATCCAAATCGTGTCATTAATATCCACCATTCATTCTTGCCTGCGTTCATTGGTGCAAAACCTTACCATCAAGCTTATGAGCGTGGAGTAAAAATTATTGGTGCAACGGCACACTTCATTAATAATGAATTAGATCAAGGTCCGATCATTATGCAAAATGTGATCAATGTTGATCATACTTACAATGCAGAAGCGATGATGCGTGCAGGTCGTGATGTGGAAAAAACCGTATTAAGCCGCGCCTTAGATCTTGCACTGCATGATCGCATTTTTGTGTATAAAAACAAAACAATTGTGCTATAA